The DNA window GACAGCCGCCAAACCCGTGCGGTGGGACTACTATCAGAACACTGACCGACTGAAACTCTTTACCGTGTATGCCGAGCTGTTGCGACTCAAAACGAACGTCCCGGCTTTCACAACAACTGATTTTACAACCGATTTTTCTAACCCGGTCAAGCGACTCACGCTACGCAGTGCTACCGGCTCTGTTTTCCTGATCGGTAACTTTGATACCCGCCCGCAAAGCGTTTCGCTCGGTATATCCTCCTCAGGAACGTGGTATCATCATTTCAGCGGACAGACGGTGCAAATCAGCGACGTTAACCAGTCGGTAACGCTGGAGCCGGGGGCATTTTATCTGTACACCACAACGAAGCAAACGACGCCCCAGTCGGGTCTGCTTCCCTTTGCCGTAGTACCCGCGCTCGTTACCGCCACCGACGAGCCATCAGTCAGCACCGTCTTACTGTCGCCAAACCCCGTTCACGATCAGGCCATCGTCGACATCAACGGTCCTTATCGTGGCCCTATCAACCTGACCCTGACAGATGCTACCGGCCGTACGGTACGGCATTTACAGCCCACCAAAACCACCGACCGCCTGCAACAGCCAATCAGCCTGCAAACCCTCCCCGCCGGGTCGTATTTCCTAACTGTCAAACACGGTACTCAGCACACGCAGATAACGGTACTGAAGCAATAGTGCGGTCGACAACGTAGCCTGGACCGGTACGCCGGAGCGATCCAGGCTACTCTCTACCATCTGCATCTTCCAAATCAAACAACAGTGCTTCCGCCTGCATGAGTTGGCCTAACGGCCTCCAGATGTGGACGTCTGGGTTACACCAATAAAAAAAGGCGAATCGAGTGATTCGCCTTTTTTTATTGGTGCCGATGGCTTAGTATTCCCAGAGACCGTGCTCGGTTTCCATCAGTTCGTATTCCGTCTGGTACGATTTCATCAGACCCTCTTTGTCGCCGTACATACCCACCAGATCCGTGTCGCCGGGGTTGGCTACTTTCGTGATCCGACCGTAGAACAGGCGCAGGTCGAAGGCATCAGCCAGATTCTTGTGCTGAGCCTGGTTCTGCGGGTTGTACCAGATAAATTTCTTCGGGTCCGAACGGAACAGCTTGTCCAGATCTTTGTACTTGAACGTTGCCAGTGGTGTTTCTACACCAGCTGCGTTCTTGTCTGAAGGCAGGAAGATCGTTACCGTCTGAATGTCGTAGTACAAACGTGAACGCTTCCGGTCAAAGATCCAGTCTTCTTTGATTTCCATGATGTTGAACTCCTTAGCGAAGTACTCATCACCCATGAAAACTGGAGCAGCCGCTACCGTATCTTTCGGTGCTTCGACAACTGGGGCCGCTTTCGTGGTCTTTCCCTTCTTGCCTTTAGCAACCGTCGACTTTTTCTTTACCGGTGCACCCCAGCCATCATCAGCCGGTTGCGCTTTGGCAGCCGCCGACGATTTAGGCGTTCCCCAGCCATCGTCAGCTGGTTTTGCCGTTGTCTTATTATCTTTCTTTTTCGTATCGCCCCAGCCATCCGAGTTACCATTGGTGGTTTCGTTACCAAAACCAGCCGCGATCTCCTCGGCCGACAGTTGAGGCTGCGAGTTTGGCATCACCATCCGCTTCTGGAACTTGTCCATCGTCAGTTTGGTAGCCGCCGAATCATTCTCATACGCATCGATCAGACCAGCTTTCACCGCTTCGATCAGATACTTCGAAATCTCGTTATTCTTGGAAAACATCGACTGATTCTGCTTCTCTTTGAGGTCGATCCGACGCCAGAGAGTTTTCTTCATCATGATGTCATTATCGTTGACGGGCCGGACCGACATCGGGTTTGTCCCGGTGCTCGCCTTCTCCTGCGCCATCGCTACGCTCCCAGCGACCGCCAGCATGGCAGCGGTCATGGCCATCGTTTTCATTTTTTTCATTGTCGACCTTTTGTGTTGCGTCTGTTGCTCGCGATTATAACGCCGAACCCCTGTCTTTAGTGTCAATTAATACAGCGGTACACTTTGTTGTGGATTGCCAATCGATACCTCGCTGATGTCGCCCTTGAAGTTCCGGCGCTGTACTCCATCGACCTGAATAGATAACCGGTCGCCCGGCTGAATATCGGCAGCCATTGCACCCAGCGAACCGCCACCGGGGCCAAGATTTACCTGACCAACCTTACGCGTGCCACGAGCCAGAATGACTGTGATACCCGTCACCCGGAAGTTAGCGTCATCCGGCGAGTAGTTGCGGAAACTCTCGTCAGATACGGCATTCACCCGTACGCTGCGCGCCTGACCAGCCGGTACACCACGTGGGTCACCGACTTTCGTACCACCAACGTAAAACTCCAGCGTTGGCTTCGGCACCCGGTTTACCCGGAACCGCTCGGTACCCAGCAGGCTACCGCTGTTGCTGATGTTCAGGGCAACCTGCGCTGAACTTGGTACCACCGTGATCTTACCTTTCTCACCCGACTGAATAACCTGCGCTCCATCTGCCGAGAAATTCGGATTCCAGAGGGCACCCAATTGTGGGCTTTGAATGCTCAGTTTGTTGGCACAACCCAGATACAGCGGGGGCATAGTACCCGTTTCTACCTGATACGATGGTTTTGCTACGAAGTACTCTGCCGACAGAGGAACCGTCTTCAGGCCGTTGGCGGTCTGATACGAAATCGCACCGGTCAGCGTACGGCGAGCAAGCCCATTCTTGTCATACGAGCCACCCTGTGCGGTGAATTCGATGATACCCTGACCATCCTGCATCCGAACGGGGCCACCGTTCAGGCTCATGCGGGGCTGAATACCCGACGACGACGCAGCCAGGAACATCTGTCCTTTGAACTTCGTACCGGCAACCACCACCTTCGATTCCATGCTCAGCATGGCCAGAATTTTGTCGAATTTCACGTCCTGCGCACCAACTTTGCTGGCCAGCACATCGAGTACTTCGCCTTCGATCCGGCGCACGTCGGTTTGCCGCTGACTCAGTACGGCCAATGCTGCCGGTACGGGTGTCTGGGCAAAGTTCAACTCACCAAAGTCTTTCGTCCGCTGCTCCGGCGACCGGCTCGAAATCGGATCGTCCTTGCCATCTAGTGCCAGCGACGGGTATTTCGCGTTAGAATATTTCGCCAGCCCGGCCGTGTAATCGTCAAGCTGCTTCTTCAGTTTGTAAGCTTCGCCGTTGTGGTTGGGACCAACCATCATCTGCGCTACTTTTTCTTCTTCGCTCAGGTTACGGATGTTACCAGCTTCGTCGGTACCGCCACCCGCTTCCGTGATGATTCGCTGCTTTAGCGCATCGATCTGCCCGATCACGTCGGCCGTTTGCTTACGTACGTCTTCCGCTTGCTTCACGATAGCAAGATCGGTAGCGCGGTTACCCGACTTTTCAACCGTTGCCCGAATGTTATCGATCGTAGACTGATTGACTTTACTAGCGGCCGACGTCGATTGTTCCAGGCTGTTGTTTAACAGTACGAATTTATCCAGAATGGCCGAGGTGACCTGAAGGGCCAGCAGCGCGGTCAGTACCAGATACATCATCCCGATCATTTTCTGACGGGGTGTCTCTTTTGTGCCTGCCATGAATTGAGGTAGGTTATACTATTTTGAGTTGTGGAATTCTACAGTTGTATAGTCATAAGGTTGTACGGTTGTAAAATTGTTACCGCCGGAATCAGGACGCGCCAGCAACTTTACAACTAGCCAACTCTACAACCTTGCAACTCAGTACTACATCGTCTGGCTACCCCGCATGGCGGTAAGCATGCTGCCGTACACGTTGTTCAGCGAAGCCAGGTTGCCCGTCAGTTTCGCCATTTCGCCTTTGAACTGCTGCGCATCGCGGCTTGCATCGGCCATGTTTTCCATTGCCGAGGTCATGCTGCCGTAGAAGGCGTTCATTGCTTTCAGGTGCTTGTTGGTGTCCTGAAGCTCCAGTTCGTACACGGCGTTCAGCGCACCCATGTTCTTGGTAACGCGCTGGAACTGATCGCGGTAATCTTTGGCGTCGGTCGTAGCGTCAGCCATCGAGTTCATTGCCGTGATAGCCGTACCGTATGACTTGTTCATTTCGCCAATCGACGACGATGCCGATTTCACGTTGCGGGCGTAATCGTTGGTAGCCACGGTAGCGTCGGTCAGGTCCGACAATTTCGATACCGTATCATTCAGGCTGCGGAAGCCCGTTCCCAGCCGCTCGAATACGTCGGGTGTAACTTTAGCCTGTGCCAGCATCTGATCCATATTGCCGGTCAGACCATTGGTTTGCGGAGCCGGTTTGCGGGCTTCGCCCTTGTAATCGTCAGCCAGTTCGGGATACACACGCTCCCACGCATAACCCGATCCCTCGGATGCTACCGGGAACAGGAAGCTTTGCATAGCGTACAGACCGAAAATAACGGCTTCGGTAATCAGACCGGCTGTCAGCAGCCAGCCCAGCGATGAGATGTGCTGAATCTTGGCCATTGCACCGAGTACTACAACGGCAGCTCCGGCGCTATAAATAGTTGGTACTAGACGATCCCAGAAGAAATTGGTGGACTTTGCAGATGCCATGGTAACGGTTTATTGGATTGTTTGTCTTTTGTCTGATACTCAAACGCTGAACGACAGACGGTTCGTATGCTGTCTGCCGTTCAGCGCTATGTGTTTTTTATGCTTACGCTTTCGTCTGCTTGGTCGACGATTTTTTGCTGCTCTTACTGCGGCTACTGCCCCCTACCCGGCCACCACGTGCCGAAGCCGTACGGCCTTCGAGGTTATCCATTACGCAACGGAAACCGATATACGACCGCTTCTGATCTTCGTATTCGTAGTAACGCGTACCCGTTTCCAGATAGTAAGCGATGTCTTTCCACGAACCGCCCCGTACCACCTTACGTGGCTCGTCGGCGTTTTGGTTGTCGGGGTTCATGTCCCAAACCACCGCATTCGAGTTGTCTGCGTAGGCATCGCGGCACCATTCGGCTACGTTACCAGCCATGTTATACAGGCCGTAGTCGTTGGGGTTGTAGGCGTTTGCCGGAGCCGTATACGGATAGCCGTCAGCGTCGAAGTTACCGCGCTGTGGTTTGAAGTTGGCCAGGTAGCAGCCCTTTCCGTTGGCTACGTACGGGTTACCCCAGGGGTACTTAGCCCCGTTTTTACCGCCACGAGCGGCCCATTCCCACTCAGCCTCCGAGGGAAGCCGGAAACGGGGTGAGCCAAACTGACCTTCCTTCGTTTCAAAGTCGTTCAGCGAGTTGGTGCGCCACTGACTAAAATGCTGCGCTGCTTTCCAGCTTACGCCCACCACCGGATACGTATCAAAGGCGGGGTGCGAGAAGTAGTACTCCAGCATCGGGTCGCCGTTGTGGTAGGTGAAGTCATTTTTCCAGACAGCTGTGTCAGGGTAGAACTTCGCCATGATTTCTTCCTCGCCCAGCGTCGACACAGAGTCAGCCAGCAGGGCGTTGACGTATTGCCGGTATTCGTGGTTCGAGATTTCAGCATCATCCATGTAGAAGGAGCTGATCGTCACCTGCCGGTTCATGTTGATCTGCGTAGCAGCTACGTCTTCGTCGGCCTGCCCCATGATAAACGAACCCGATGGTACGAGCACCATACCATACGGCGTCTTCTGCCGATAGCCTTTACGAGCCGTCGCGGTGATTTCCCCGTTGGTCATGCCAACTTCGCCCCTTTGCCACCCTTTCCGCCAAATTTCGATTTGACGAAGCCGCAACTCTGCATGGCCAGAATCACGGCCATTACCATTACCCCACGGGTCGCGTTGACTGTAAAGCTGTTGTACTTGTTCATTTATCGGTTATCCTTTATCTTCTCTTTCTGTGCGAAACCAGACTAAAAACGAAAATCCGTTTGGTTATTGTATGCCGGTCCGCGAATGCTGAATAATTCTCAAAAAACCTGTTTGCTGAGTCGTATGCTAGGTATTTCCCGCAAACATAGTCCGGTATTCTTTAAAAATACGTCGACATCGGCAATCTGACAAACAACAATATTGCCAAACTGTGGGGCATTTTAGCCTCCTTACCGCTACAATCCTGTTTTCTAGTGGATTAGTACCGGAACCGGGGCGTCCGCACGATAGGCTTTTTGCGGGCGTCGGGTGCAGGCAATGCATAGCCTAAAATGATCTCGTGTGAGGTCAGGCTGCGGGCTTGTGTGCTGACCAGTACCAAATCCAGTGAATAGCCCACACGCAGGGCATTTGCCCGCCCGAAGTTGATACCTCCCGTGAAGATAGCTGACTCCTGAAGCCGATAGCCTACGCCCGCCCAGAACCGATTCGCATAGGTTCCGACAACGTTCAGCGTAGCCTGCAAGTACCGTGCGCTGCTCAGGGTGTTATATCGAACCAGGATAGACGGCTGAATATCAATATCATACCCAACTCCCAACCGATAGCCTGCTGTCAGGTAAGCATTCGGGTTGAGAGGCAACGCCGACCGGTCGGTCCCGATAACGTACTGCGCCCGGTTGATGTGCGTCAGGCTCAACCCTACCCAATAGTCGACAGTGTTGTAATACACACCTGCGCCAATGTCTGGTTTCGCCTGTGTGATACGACCACTGGGAATCAATGGATCGGGGACTTCAGGGCGGAACAGGCCGTAGTCGAAACCAATATTGTATAACCCAGCCTGTACGCCCAGTGCCAGCGTACCGCTTTTCAACGGTAATCGGTACGCGTAGGACGCCTGCACGGATTGGTTGATGTTTGGTCCGGCTTTATCATTCAGCACGTAGATACCAATCCCACTTTTGATTCCGGCCAGTGGCATGTTGAACGACAGCACCTGTGAGTTCTGTACAGCTTCGTCGTTACTTCCGATTGCCTGATACCCGAGATATTGCGTACGCTGGGTCAACTGAATCCGGGATACCCCTTCTGACCCAGCGGCTGCCGGGTTGTAGTACAACGGATTGTACATGTACATACTCAACTGCGGTTCCTGCTGCGCCAGCACCGGACCAGCAGCGACACCTAGAAGCAAAACAACCAGACGGTAAACAGTGCGACTCATATACAATTCAGGCGAATCAGGTCAGGCGGGGCTGGCGAACTACCAAACTCCTTTATAATCAGAATACTCTGTTTCGGCTCCGACTGTTGCCCATCGAAGGCCATTGCAGTATACAAATAAACGCCCTCGGCACCACTTTATTGAGCCAAAAACAACGGCCGACGGGCAGAAAATGAGCAACTGTGTTCATTTTCTGCCCGTCGGCCGAACGAATGTATAGCAGGCGGTTAACTTAACCGTTTACTTTTTTAATGTATAGCTCCAGCGCACCGGTCATCGAGGGGGCGTTAGGCAACGGCGCTTCGATATCCAGATGCAGCCCGGCTTCGGTGATCGCCTTGGCCGTGGTAGGGCCGAAAGCCGCCATCCGGGTGCCGTTTTGCTCAAAATCCGGGAAGTTCGACAGCAGCGACGCAATACCCGATGGGCTGAAGAAAGCGATGATATCAAACGAGTGAATATCCAGATCCGTCAGGTCCGTGGCAACGGTTTCGTAGATCACTGCTTCGGTGAAATGTAGGCCGCTGGTGTCCATGAATTCGGGAATATCGTTGCGCCGAATGTTGGAACAGGGAAATAGAAACTTCTCGCTCTTGTGTTTCTTGATCAGGTCGAACAGTTCAGCGGCCGTCTTGGTACCGGTGAAAATCTTCCGTTTCCTGATGACGATGTATTTCTGAAGGTAGTTGGCCGTTTGCTCAGAGATACAGAAGTACTTCATGTCCGCCGGCACCTCAACCCGCCCTTCCTGACACAGCCGAAAGAAATGATCGATGGCGTTACGGCTGGTAAAGATGATGGCCGTATGATCCAGAATGTTGACCTTCTGCTTGCGGAAATCCTTGAAAGAAATGCCCTGAATCTGAATAAACGGCCGGAACTCGACCTGAATATCATACTTTGAAGCCAGATCGAAGTAAGGGGATTTTTCGTCGACAGGTCGCGATTGAGATACTAACAGCCGGCTGACCTTCGTCGCCCGGTTCTGGGTTGGTTCGGTATGGGTCTCGTTCATTGAATCTGGTACGCTCGGTTCGTCAATGGGCTGTCTTTCACGCCGTCGGAACGGAGCCTGCACATGTGTTGGATCAGCGCGCTTACCGACACCAGTTCATCAGAGAATCAAGCGTAATCCGATGATAAGTGGTATCAGTTCGACGATGCAAAGGTACGAAAATAAATACAGATTCTTGATAGGCTCGCCCGCCCGTACCACCGCGTAAAGCAGCGCAATTCGCACTGTGTAGAAACCGATGAGAGGGAACAACACCGCATTTTCAGACCAGCTATTCAGGTCGATATTGTAAGAAACAATCAGCATTGCCAACGCCAGCCCCGTGAAAAATAAGAGCGACGACTGGAGAATTTTGAAGAAATGGACGTTGCTGATATCCTGAAGTTTGTAGAGGCCGCTGACGATTTCGACCAGCAGGTATTTGCCGATCAGCACAGCAAACGAAAGCCCCGTCAGCAAGACGTATTCGGTGCCGATGCCCCCCCACTGTGTCAGCATGGGCAGCAGAACCCGCCCCGAAAACACGTCGACGTTGTGGCTCTGCACGAGCATCATCAGGTAAGCGACCAACAGACTCAGTCCCAGCGTGAACAACAGGTTGACACTGCTTAGTGGGCGACTGATTAAAAACGATTCCTCCTGCGCCCGTACTGACAGCAGATCACGCAGGCTGAAGAACCGGCTGAACGCCCTGTTGTGAAACGAGAACAGAAACGCGAAGAAAGCCAGCACGATCAGTAGCCCGAGGCTAAGAAAATTGCTGTAAATGGGAATGGGCCGGGGCCGAACGCTCAGGTTATCGTCGCGCAGTACGATTGTTTTCTGGGCGGCCGAACGGGGGTAAGCAATGTAGAGCTGCTTACCGGCCACACCGGGCGAACCGTAGAGCGTCAGGAAGATTTCGGGACGCCGGTAGACCCGGAACAGGCTGTCGATGTCGAGCACCTGCCACGTACCGGCCCGCAGGTTCCTGCGCAGCGCGGCATTGATAAAGAGATAGCCGTCTTCCTGCGTGGTCAGCAGCAGTTTGTAATGACGGTTGCTTTCCAGGTCGACGTACGCGCTTAGGGCTGTCTGCGTCGCGTGGAGTTCCGGAATGTACGGTACGTATGCCTGCGTGGCGGCATCGAATACCTGAAAATCATCCTGAAACGAGTGGACCGGATAATACTGCCCGTTTGGGCCAATCCCTTCGCTTCGAGGCTGAGCAAAAGCTGAATGAGTGAATGAGTGAATGAGCGAATGAAAGAATAGAGCAAAGAGCAAAAAACCGGGTCGCCAATTGGCAGGGCAGTCTTTCACTCTTTTTTTCATTCGGTCATTCGTGCATTCACTCATTCAATCATTCACTCATTAATTTTTCCCCAGTGCCTTCAGCATCGTGTCGCCGATGAGGGCTGGTGATTCAACAACGTGGATACCGCACTCGCGCATGATCGCCATTTTAGCAGCGGCCGTATCATCAGCACCACCAACGATTGCACCAGCGTGGCCCATCCGACGTCCTTTGGGAGCGGTTTGACCGGCGATGAAACCAACGACGGGCTTGCGGTTGCCGTCGGCTTTGATCCAGTGAGCGGCTTCGGCTTCCATACCACCACCGATTTCACCGATCATTACGATGGCTTCGGTGTCGGGGTCGTTCATAAGCAGCTCAACGGCCTGCTTGGTCGTAGTGCCGATGATCGGGTCACCGCCAATACCGATGGCTGTGCTCTGACCCAGACCGGCTTTGGTGAGCTGATCGACGGCTTCGTACGTCAGCGTACCCGACTTCGACACGATACCGATGGTGCCTTTCTTGAAAATAAAGCCCGGCATGATACCAACTTTACACTCTTCGGCGGTCATCACGCCGGGGCAGTTTGGCCCGATCAGCCGGACATCCTTGTTGATGTCAGACAGGTAGTGCTTGACGGCTACCATGTCTGCCGTTGGAATGCCTTCCGTAATACAGATGATGACCTTGATGCCCGCATCAGCGGCTTCCATGATAGCGTCGGCGGCAAACGCGGGTGGCACGAAAATGATCGACGTATCGGCACCAGCCTCTTCCACGGCCTGACGAACCGTGTTGAAAACGGGGCGGTCGAGGTGAGTCTGGCCCCCTTTACCGGGGGTTACGCCACCAACCACGTTGGTACCGTATTCGATCATTTGCTGGGCGTGAAAGCTGCCTTCCGAACCAGTGAAACCCTGGACGATTACTTTGGAGTCTTTGTTAACTAAAACACTCATGACTGGTTATTAAATCGTTGGCGATGCAGTTAGGGCCGGCGATCCGTTGTGCCAGAGTACCCTCCAACCAAACGAAACGGGGGCTGGTCAGGGCAAAAGGCAGAACGGTCGTCTCCGAAAAAGTTGGGCAAAAGTAGCCGAATCTTGCTAAATTTCGTGATGATTTTTTCGCACATCCTCTCCGGCTCTATACTGGCTGGTACTGGTATCGGCGTGTTCTGGCGCTTTTTT is part of the Spirosoma rhododendri genome and encodes:
- the porN gene encoding type IX secretion system ring subunit PorN/GldN; translation: MKKMKTMAMTAAMLAVAGSVAMAQEKASTGTNPMSVRPVNDNDIMMKKTLWRRIDLKEKQNQSMFSKNNEISKYLIEAVKAGLIDAYENDSAATKLTMDKFQKRMVMPNSQPQLSAEEIAAGFGNETTNGNSDGWGDTKKKDNKTTAKPADDGWGTPKSSAAAKAQPADDGWGAPVKKKSTVAKGKKGKTTKAAPVVEAPKDTVAAAPVFMGDEYFAKEFNIMEIKEDWIFDRKRSRLYYDIQTVTIFLPSDKNAAGVETPLATFKYKDLDKLFRSDPKKFIWYNPQNQAQHKNLADAFDLRLFYGRITKVANPGDTDLVGMYGDKEGLMKSYQTEYELMETEHGLWEY
- the porM gene encoding type IX secretion system motor protein PorM/GldM, with the protein product MAGTKETPRQKMIGMMYLVLTALLALQVTSAILDKFVLLNNSLEQSTSAASKVNQSTIDNIRATVEKSGNRATDLAIVKQAEDVRKQTADVIGQIDALKQRIITEAGGGTDEAGNIRNLSEEEKVAQMMVGPNHNGEAYKLKKQLDDYTAGLAKYSNAKYPSLALDGKDDPISSRSPEQRTKDFGELNFAQTPVPAALAVLSQRQTDVRRIEGEVLDVLASKVGAQDVKFDKILAMLSMESKVVVAGTKFKGQMFLAASSSGIQPRMSLNGGPVRMQDGQGIIEFTAQGGSYDKNGLARRTLTGAISYQTANGLKTVPLSAEYFVAKPSYQVETGTMPPLYLGCANKLSIQSPQLGALWNPNFSADGAQVIQSGEKGKITVVPSSAQVALNISNSGSLLGTERFRVNRVPKPTLEFYVGGTKVGDPRGVPAGQARSVRVNAVSDESFRNYSPDDANFRVTGITVILARGTRKVGQVNLGPGGGSLGAMAADIQPGDRLSIQVDGVQRRNFKGDISEVSIGNPQQSVPLY
- the porL gene encoding type IX secretion system motor protein PorL/GldL, with product MASAKSTNFFWDRLVPTIYSAGAAVVVLGAMAKIQHISSLGWLLTAGLITEAVIFGLYAMQSFLFPVASEGSGYAWERVYPELADDYKGEARKPAPQTNGLTGNMDQMLAQAKVTPDVFERLGTGFRSLNDTVSKLSDLTDATVATNDYARNVKSASSSIGEMNKSYGTAITAMNSMADATTDAKDYRDQFQRVTKNMGALNAVYELELQDTNKHLKAMNAFYGSMTSAMENMADASRDAQQFKGEMAKLTGNLASLNNVYGSMLTAMRGSQTM
- a CDS encoding PorP/SprF family type IX secretion system membrane protein; the encoded protein is MSRTVYRLVVLLLGVAAGPVLAQQEPQLSMYMYNPLYYNPAAAGSEGVSRIQLTQRTQYLGYQAIGSNDEAVQNSQVLSFNMPLAGIKSGIGIYVLNDKAGPNINQSVQASYAYRLPLKSGTLALGVQAGLYNIGFDYGLFRPEVPDPLIPSGRITQAKPDIGAGVYYNTVDYWVGLSLTHINRAQYVIGTDRSALPLNPNAYLTAGYRLGVGYDIDIQPSILVRYNTLSSARYLQATLNVVGTYANRFWAGVGYRLQESAIFTGGINFGRANALRVGYSLDLVLVSTQARSLTSHEIILGYALPAPDARKKPIVRTPRFRY
- a CDS encoding uroporphyrinogen-III synthase, coding for MNETHTEPTQNRATKVSRLLVSQSRPVDEKSPYFDLASKYDIQVEFRPFIQIQGISFKDFRKQKVNILDHTAIIFTSRNAIDHFFRLCQEGRVEVPADMKYFCISEQTANYLQKYIVIRKRKIFTGTKTAAELFDLIKKHKSEKFLFPCSNIRRNDIPEFMDTSGLHFTEAVIYETVATDLTDLDIHSFDIIAFFSPSGIASLLSNFPDFEQNGTRMAAFGPTTAKAITEAGLHLDIEAPLPNAPSMTGALELYIKKVNG
- a CDS encoding DUF4271 domain-containing protein, which codes for MLFALFFHSLIHSFTHSAFAQPRSEGIGPNGQYYPVHSFQDDFQVFDAATQAYVPYIPELHATQTALSAYVDLESNRHYKLLLTTQEDGYLFINAALRRNLRAGTWQVLDIDSLFRVYRRPEIFLTLYGSPGVAGKQLYIAYPRSAAQKTIVLRDDNLSVRPRPIPIYSNFLSLGLLIVLAFFAFLFSFHNRAFSRFFSLRDLLSVRAQEESFLISRPLSSVNLLFTLGLSLLVAYLMMLVQSHNVDVFSGRVLLPMLTQWGGIGTEYVLLTGLSFAVLIGKYLLVEIVSGLYKLQDISNVHFFKILQSSLLFFTGLALAMLIVSYNIDLNSWSENAVLFPLIGFYTVRIALLYAVVRAGEPIKNLYLFSYLCIVELIPLIIGLRLIL
- the sucD gene encoding succinate--CoA ligase subunit alpha is translated as MSVLVNKDSKVIVQGFTGSEGSFHAQQMIEYGTNVVGGVTPGKGGQTHLDRPVFNTVRQAVEEAGADTSIIFVPPAFAADAIMEAADAGIKVIICITEGIPTADMVAVKHYLSDINKDVRLIGPNCPGVMTAEECKVGIMPGFIFKKGTIGIVSKSGTLTYEAVDQLTKAGLGQSTAIGIGGDPIIGTTTKQAVELLMNDPDTEAIVMIGEIGGGMEAEAAHWIKADGNRKPVVGFIAGQTAPKGRRMGHAGAIVGGADDTAAAKMAIMRECGIHVVESPALIGDTMLKALGKN